CGGTTCCTTTAGCTTCTTCCGAATAAATAATTAATCCTGTTGAAACGTCCACTAAACGAACGCTGACAGCTGCTTCCACAATCTGTGTTTTACTTGTGGAGAAGACTTTTACATCTCCAATGTTTTTACGCCCAAATTCAGTGATGGAACCAATAATCAGATAATCCGCACCAATATTCTGATAAGAATTATTCGATTTAGCAGATTCATTTAGTAGTTGATTCAGGTCGCTCCGCTCCAATAAAATGAATTTGTTGGAGGCTGCTAATTTTGCAGACAAAATATCCAGAGCCTGTTTCCCCATTGGGTCATTCTCTTTGTCATAAAATAGGCCTTTTGCATACTGGGTTTCATTGGAGAACCGTGAAATAGCAACCTTTCTTTTCAGTGACTTTCCATGCTGTTTTACAGAGGACTCAGGTTCTACAACCGTAACCTTATTTTGCCCGTAAACAGTTAGTTGCGTACAAATAAAGATAAGTAGGAAATAGATTAATTTTTTCATAGTAATCTGAATTAAATAACATCTTATTTAAAAAATAATGAATAATATATTCCAAGCAAATATATAAATAAATTTATCTTTTAATAACACCTAAATGTTAAAATTATATTAGATGATTAATATTAATGCTGGTTATCTAAGAAACCGCTATCCTTCTCTGATAATTGTTTATTTATGATTATATTTACGTTTGAGTAAGCAGCTGTTTAATGGATGATTTTTTCTTTTTTCAATCATGTTACAGGAGAATATATTTTTAATAAAATACCCGGATAAGAAATCATTTTTTCTTATCCGGGTAACTATCGGAAATATAAACAAGTAATTATGTGCTCGTGGTATTATCTGAACTTTTCTGCAATTTTTCTATATGTCGGTGTCTCGATTCCAAGTTCTTCACCTCTTGTGATAAAATCAAAGAGTAACCCATCCACTTCCGATTCGTGCCCTTTGCTGATGTCTTTTTGCATCGAAGCCGTGCTGTGTGGGTCCAGCTTATCAAGTACTTTCAGGTTATAGGTTACAGTGTCTTCCTGGAATTTGATGCCCATAGCTTTACCAATTGCTCCACTTTCACGAGATAACCCGATGAATGTATCCCGTTCTTTGCCCTCCTGCTGCAATACACCCATCGGTACATCGTAATATGCCCCGGTGCAGGCCATAGCGGAGATGAATGACCACTTCACGAATGTGTCTCGATTGATATCATCCGAAATTGGGGCTTTGATGCCGCATTCCTGCAAGTCATTCTGCACTTTCAGCAACTTTTCATAAGGGACATTATCTTCTTTCCTTGCTCCAAACACCAATCGGAATATAGTTCCCATTTGAGTGATCTCACCTGGTGCTGAAACAAATCCTACAATGTAAATGCATCCATCTAGAACAGTCACATTTTTCACTTTGCGTTGAATCTTCGAACCGGTTCCGTAAACATTCAATATTGGGATAACTATAGTGCCTTCATGAGATGCGCGTTCAATCAGTTCGGTGATAGAATCAATTGAATAGCCCTTGACACAGACAAAGATTACATCGGCTTTGGCGTTATACTCCTCAGAAGTACAAGCTTTAACCCGTACTACATGTTCTCCTTTCAGGCCTGATTTCAGCTTCATCCCATTCTCTTGCATCGCTTTAAGGTGTACACCTCTAGCAATGCATGTCACATCATGTCCACCTAAGGCAAGAAAGCCGGCTATACTTCCGCCTACTCCTCCAGTCCCTATAATCAGATACTTTGTAACCATTCTGTTTTATTGATTAAAAAAGGGTTGAAAATTCAGTTTGTCTGTTTTCAACCCTTCAGGTTTTATACGTTAAATCGGAAGTGCATGATATCGCCGTCTTGCACCACATATTCTTTTCCTTCTACACCCAGTTTCCCAGCCTCTTTTACGGCTGCTTCTGAACCCAGTTCAATGAAATCGTGATATTTAATTACCTCTGCCCGGATAAATCCTTTTTCAAAGTCAGTATGAATTACTCCGGCACATTGTGGTGCTTTACTCCCTTTCAGGTAAGTCCATGCCCGAACCTCCTGAACTCCGACAGTGAAATAGGTCTCCAGATTCAGTAATTTATAGGCTGATTTAATCAATCTTGCTACACCCGATTCTGTCAAACCAATCTCGCCAAGGAACATTTCACGCTCTTCGTACGTTTCGAATTCTGCAATTTCAGATTCTATCTTGGCAGCAACAATTAGCAACTGAGCATTTTCATCTTTTGTAGCATCACGAACCATTTCTACGTATTTATTTCCATTTACAGCACTTTCTTCATCTACATTACATACGTAGAGAACCGGTTTGCTAGTAAGTAAGAACAGTTCTTTGGCAATCTTTTGTTCGTCTTTTGTCTCAAAAGTAACTGTGCGGGCCGATTTTCCTTGTTCAAGCGCCTCTTTGTACTTAATCAGCACTTCGTATGTCATCTTGGCTACCTTATCTCCGCCGGTCTGAGCCTGTTTTTGAACTTTCTGAATGCGGCTATCAATTGTATCCAGGTCCTTCAGCTGAAGTTCATAATCAATAATTTCCTTGTCACGAATTGGATTAACGTTTCCATCCACATGCACCACGTTGTCATCGTCAAAACAACGGAGAACGTGAATAATAGCATCTGTTTCACGAATGTTTGCAAGGAACTTGTTTCCCAGTCCTTCCCCTTTGCTTGCACCTTTTACTAAACCTGCGATATCTACAATTTCTACAGTAGTTGGGACAACTCTCTGGGGATGAACTAATTCGGCAAGTTTATTTAGACGTTCATCGGGGACAGTGATAACTCCCACGTTGGGCTCAATCGTACAAAAAGGAAAGTTTGCAGACTGTGCCTTTGCGTTAGACAAGCAATTGAAAAGAGTCGATTTTCCCACGTTGGGAAGTCCGACGATACCACATTGTAAAGCCATTCTTTATATCGTTATTTTGTTGTTATTCAAACTTTTTTCAGGGTGCAAAAGTACAAATTATTCGGGTGAATACAAAGGATTAACCATTTACCTTGAGTATTAATAATATCTATAAAGGAAGTTTTACCATTTATACACCTGATATTTTCCATTCTGCAATGATGGTTAGACATAGTTTGTCAGGTCAGAATCCTCATCGGATTTGGCATTACTTCTTTGAATCTGTCTATTGAAAATGGTCTGATGATGAATGATATGGATGTTCATAACGAAAGACATGCCGCCACCATTTTTCATCATGCGTTAGTTATGCAGAGTTCGGGAAAAAGAGAGTCAAAGCAAGAAATGTAACAATCACATCTGGTAATGCAACCGACGATTGTTTAACAGCAACTGCTGACGAAACTCCTTTGATCGATCCTGATAATCTTAAACAAGAATTTACCGGAAGAAGTCTTACTCAGAATGATATCCCGATTCACCACCTTGCCAAAGTAGCATCTGGTAAACTTTTTGAAGAAGGTCATTACGGCAGTGATTCGAATCGGGTAGGGAAGATACTTTGTTTTTGTAACGATTTCATTTCTTAGACATCAATAAAAAATATCTGTGATTATTCCTCGTTCAAAAATTGCTAGAGCGTTGATAATCACAGATATTTTTACGATTTATATAGATTTTCCAAACCTATTGTTTCACGTGAAATAATAGGTTTTATCAGCATCTTTTATAAAATTTCCCTTTTTAAACGGGGATAAAGCGCAGTAGGCAGTATTCATCTGATTCTACCCCTTTAGGAAAGAACTCTTTCCATTTATTGTTCCACGCTTTTCTCTTAAGTTCCTTGTCCTCTACTAACTCAAGTTTCCCTTGAAGCAGTAGTGCTTTGTAAGTATCATGATCATAAAAGTAAAGGGCAGATTTATTGTTGGCGATGATCTCCTGAATCTTTTTAGTAGAAAGATGAGTAGTAAGATAAATGGTCATCGGATTCTCTTCTTTCTCGTATAGCGGAGTAAGGTATGTATATTCCTTGTGCCTGAGATTCATCATGATACGTGTAGTAGGGTATCCCTCCTCATCTATTGTTGATAGAAATACCAGAGGTATTGATTCAATTATTTCAAGAGCTGCCTTTTTTTGTTCTTCTATCTGTTTCATATGCAATTATTCATTTAATCTATTAAACAAGCGTTTGAATCTCATTGTTTTATAATCCAGAAAATTAATGTGCTTCCAGCCAGTTATTCCCCCATCCGCAGTCGGCTTTTAACGGAACGTGCATGTGGTAGGCATTCTCCATTTCTTCCATCACAATTCGTTCCACCAACTCTTTCTCATCGGATGGAACGCT
The Bacteroides sedimenti genome window above contains:
- a CDS encoding CsgG/HfaB family protein; translation: MKKLIYFLLIFICTQLTVYGQNKVTVVEPESSVKQHGKSLKRKVAISRFSNETQYAKGLFYDKENDPMGKQALDILSAKLAASNKFILLERSDLNQLLNESAKSNNSYQNIGADYLIIGSITEFGRKNIGDVKVFSTSKTQIVEAAVSVRLVDVSTGLIIYSEEAKGTAEQKTKQTLGVGGRADYDATLSDKAISMAISKLVENIINNCTNRPWKSYFLAYDNDAILISGGKSQGLEVGDIFIVKEKGKTVKNPQTGLSVELPGKKVGEVSITMTGGDTPETEYSVVKFTDGGIDKTNLNNYYIEEK
- a CDS encoding ketopantoate reductase family protein, yielding MVTKYLIIGTGGVGGSIAGFLALGGHDVTCIARGVHLKAMQENGMKLKSGLKGEHVVRVKACTSEEYNAKADVIFVCVKGYSIDSITELIERASHEGTIVIPILNVYGTGSKIQRKVKNVTVLDGCIYIVGFVSAPGEITQMGTIFRLVFGARKEDNVPYEKLLKVQNDLQECGIKAPISDDINRDTFVKWSFISAMACTGAYYDVPMGVLQQEGKERDTFIGLSRESGAIGKAMGIKFQEDTVTYNLKVLDKLDPHSTASMQKDISKGHESEVDGLLFDFITRGEELGIETPTYRKIAEKFR
- the ychF gene encoding redox-regulated ATPase YchF; its protein translation is MALQCGIVGLPNVGKSTLFNCLSNAKAQSANFPFCTIEPNVGVITVPDERLNKLAELVHPQRVVPTTVEIVDIAGLVKGASKGEGLGNKFLANIRETDAIIHVLRCFDDDNVVHVDGNVNPIRDKEIIDYELQLKDLDTIDSRIQKVQKQAQTGGDKVAKMTYEVLIKYKEALEQGKSARTVTFETKDEQKIAKELFLLTSKPVLYVCNVDEESAVNGNKYVEMVRDATKDENAQLLIVAAKIESEIAEFETYEEREMFLGEIGLTESGVARLIKSAYKLLNLETYFTVGVQEVRAWTYLKGSKAPQCAGVIHTDFEKGFIRAEVIKYHDFIELGSEAAVKEAGKLGVEGKEYVVQDGDIMHFRFNV
- a CDS encoding pyridoxamine 5'-phosphate oxidase family protein, whose protein sequence is MKQIEEQKKAALEIIESIPLVFLSTIDEEGYPTTRIMMNLRHKEYTYLTPLYEKEENPMTIYLTTHLSTKKIQEIIANNKSALYFYDHDTYKALLLQGKLELVEDKELKRKAWNNKWKEFFPKGVESDEYCLLRFIPV